One region of Streptomyces capillispiralis genomic DNA includes:
- a CDS encoding adenosine deaminase, which produces MLVPKAELHLHIEGTLEPELAFALAARNGVALPYADTDALREAYRFEDLQSFLNLYYELMAVLRTERDFEDLADAYLARAAAQGVRHAEIFFDPQAHLARGVGMDTVVEGLWRALGRSVETHGVSTRLILCFLRDESAASALATLDAAKPYLDRITGVGLDSAEVGHPPAKFREVYEAAAALGLRRVAHAGEEGPPEYITEALDVLGVERVDHGLRCVEDPALVARLVRERIPLTLCPLSNVRLRTVDTLAAHPLPAMLDAGLMCTVNSDDPAYFGGYAGDTFDAVRDTLGLPPERLRELARNSFLASFLEDDEELRARYLAEVEAYDFGAGVR; this is translated from the coding sequence ATGCTCGTACCCAAAGCCGAACTGCACCTTCACATCGAAGGCACGCTCGAACCCGAGCTGGCCTTCGCGCTCGCCGCGCGCAACGGCGTCGCGCTGCCCTACGCCGACACCGACGCGCTCCGCGAGGCGTACCGCTTCGAGGACCTGCAGTCCTTCCTGAACCTGTACTACGAGCTGATGGCGGTGCTGCGCACCGAGCGGGACTTCGAGGACCTCGCCGACGCCTACCTCGCCCGTGCCGCCGCGCAGGGCGTGCGGCACGCGGAGATCTTCTTCGACCCGCAGGCGCACCTGGCGCGCGGCGTCGGCATGGACACGGTGGTCGAGGGACTGTGGCGGGCCCTGGGCAGGAGTGTCGAGACGCACGGCGTCTCGACCCGGCTGATCCTGTGCTTCCTGCGCGACGAGTCCGCCGCGTCCGCCCTGGCCACCCTGGACGCCGCGAAGCCGTACCTGGACCGGATCACCGGTGTCGGGCTCGACTCGGCCGAGGTCGGGCATCCGCCGGCGAAGTTCCGCGAGGTGTACGAGGCCGCCGCCGCGCTGGGGCTGCGGCGCGTGGCGCACGCCGGTGAGGAGGGGCCGCCGGAGTACATCACCGAGGCCCTGGACGTGCTCGGCGTCGAGCGCGTCGACCACGGGCTGCGCTGCGTGGAGGATCCGGCGCTGGTGGCGCGGCTGGTGAGGGAGCGGATACCGCTGACCCTGTGCCCGCTGTCCAACGTCCGGCTGCGCACGGTGGACACCCTCGCCGCCCATCCGCTGCCCGCGATGCTCGACGCCGGACTGATGTGCACGGTCAACTCCGACGACCCGGCGTACTTCGGCGGCTACGCCGGGGACACCTTCGACGCGGTGCGCGACACCCTCGGCCTGCCGCCGGAGCGCCTGCGCGAGCTGGCCCGCAACTCCTTCCTCGCCTCCTTCCTGGAGGACGACGAGGAGCTGCGGGCGCGGTACCTGGCCGAGGTGGAGGCGTACGACTTCGGCGCCGGCGTCCGCTGA
- a CDS encoding histidine triad nucleotide-binding protein: MAGEPQDDCLFCKIVAGSIPATIVRETETTVAFRDINPQAPTHVLVIPKAHHQDAAALAAAAPELAADVLRETRAVADEEKLESYRIVFNTGTGAGQTVWHAHAHVLGGRGFEWPPG, from the coding sequence ATGGCTGGGGAGCCCCAGGACGACTGTCTGTTCTGCAAGATCGTGGCCGGGAGCATTCCCGCGACGATCGTGCGGGAGACGGAGACCACCGTCGCGTTCCGCGACATAAACCCCCAGGCGCCCACCCACGTCCTGGTGATTCCGAAGGCGCACCACCAGGATGCCGCGGCCCTCGCCGCCGCCGCGCCCGAGCTCGCCGCGGACGTGCTGCGCGAGACGCGGGCCGTCGCGGACGAGGAGAAGCTGGAGAGCTACCGCATCGTCTTCAACACCGGCACCGGCGCCGGCCAGACCGTCTGGCACGCGCACGCCCACGTCCTGGGCGGGCGCGGCTTCGAGTGGCCCCCCGGATAA
- a CDS encoding MFS transporter translates to MFAPRTTPWPLVALFTAGYLAPYLLPTTVGRLERGLDLSATQAGAVGSALLLSSATAGFLLASRVERAGARTLARLGLVLAAVGYGGAALTTAVPAVVAGAMVGGFGSGTATTVAATRIAAERDPHRASTLGLLSVSALAGVVYLTVPHLPGHGLTLAAIALTALAVWPLTSRLPAGTPGPRHAEPATAARLPHLRSGTVLAGAMLLWSLAQNALWGVSGRIGVDQAHLSEATVGVVFAVALGAGLLGVLGAGALGPRLGRALPIGGGTVVIAGCIALSASATGLGGFAAGEIAWNTVYPVVLSYLIGLAASLDPRGRWAVLVGSASSLGTAAGPLTGSVLSAQAGFPVMGTVLAAGLLLVALPMTAVALHTGGRPLLPGAVRRRGGHPAAVVAAAPGAPAGTVPEIGAPEQPVVEIPMDGTPAPARRAYDTAAATRAPGAP, encoded by the coding sequence GTGTTCGCCCCCCGCACCACTCCCTGGCCCCTCGTCGCCCTTTTCACGGCCGGGTACCTCGCCCCGTATCTGCTGCCGACCACCGTCGGCCGGCTGGAACGCGGCCTCGATCTGTCCGCCACCCAGGCCGGAGCCGTCGGCAGCGCGCTGCTGCTGAGTTCCGCCACGGCCGGGTTCCTGCTGGCCTCCCGCGTGGAGCGGGCCGGGGCGCGCACCCTGGCCCGGCTGGGTCTCGTGCTGGCCGCCGTCGGATACGGCGGGGCCGCCCTCACCACCGCCGTACCGGCCGTCGTCGCCGGTGCGATGGTCGGCGGCTTCGGCTCGGGCACGGCCACGACGGTCGCCGCCACCCGGATCGCCGCCGAACGGGACCCCCACCGGGCCTCCACGCTCGGACTCCTCAGCGTCTCCGCGCTCGCGGGCGTGGTGTACCTGACGGTGCCCCATCTGCCGGGCCACGGGCTCACCCTGGCCGCCATCGCCCTCACGGCGCTGGCCGTGTGGCCGCTGACCTCCCGGCTGCCCGCCGGCACCCCCGGTCCGCGCCACGCCGAGCCGGCGACGGCCGCCCGTCTGCCCCACCTGCGGTCGGGGACGGTCCTGGCCGGCGCCATGCTGCTGTGGTCCCTCGCGCAGAACGCGCTGTGGGGCGTGAGCGGACGCATCGGGGTCGACCAGGCGCACCTCTCCGAGGCGACCGTGGGCGTCGTCTTCGCGGTGGCGCTGGGCGCCGGACTGCTGGGTGTCCTGGGCGCGGGCGCGCTGGGCCCGCGGCTCGGGCGGGCGCTGCCCATCGGCGGCGGCACGGTCGTCATCGCCGGCTGCATCGCGCTCAGCGCCTCCGCGACCGGTCTGGGCGGCTTCGCCGCCGGGGAGATCGCCTGGAACACGGTCTACCCGGTCGTCCTGTCGTACCTGATCGGACTCGCCGCCTCGCTGGACCCGCGCGGACGCTGGGCCGTGCTCGTGGGCTCCGCGTCCTCGCTGGGCACCGCCGCCGGGCCGCTGACCGGCAGCGTGCTGTCCGCGCAGGCCGGGTTCCCGGTGATGGGCACCGTGCTCGCCGCCGGACTGCTGCTGGTCGCGCTCCCGATGACCGCCGTCGCCCTGCACACCGGCGGGCGACCGCTGCTGCCGGGCGCGGTCCGGCGCCGCGGCGGCCACCCGGCGGCCGTGGTGGCCGCGGCCCCGGGCGCCCCGGCGGGCACGGTCCCGGAGATCGGCGCCCCGGAACAGCCCGTGGTGGAGATCCCGATGGACGGCACCCCCGCCCCGGCCCGCCGCGCCTACGACACCGCGGCGGCGACCCGGGCACCCGGGGCGCCCTGA
- a CDS encoding ribonuclease Z translates to MSVRELVVLGTASQVPTRHRNHNGYLLRWDGEGILFDPGEGTQRQMLRAGVAAHDLNRICVTHFHGDHSLGLAGVIQRINLDKVPHRVTAHFPRSGQRFFDRLRYATAYRETVALTEAPVDADGPVARTPGYTLEARRLSHPVEAYGYRLVEPDGRRMLPDRLAAHGITGPDVGRLQREGVLGGVRLEEVSEVRRGQRFAFVMDTRLCDGVYALAEGCDMLVIESTFLDEDEELAVEFGHLTAGQAARVARDAGVRHLVLTHFSQRYAEPAEFERQARAAGYEGELSVARDLQRVGLPKRR, encoded by the coding sequence GTGTCCGTACGCGAACTGGTGGTGCTCGGCACCGCCAGCCAGGTCCCCACCCGGCACCGCAACCACAACGGCTACCTGCTGCGCTGGGACGGCGAGGGCATCCTGTTCGACCCCGGCGAGGGCACACAGCGCCAGATGCTGCGCGCCGGGGTCGCCGCCCACGACCTCAACCGGATCTGTGTCACCCACTTCCACGGCGACCACTCGCTGGGACTCGCCGGGGTGATCCAGCGGATCAACCTCGACAAGGTGCCGCACCGGGTCACCGCCCACTTCCCGCGCTCCGGGCAGCGCTTCTTCGACCGGCTGCGGTACGCCACCGCCTACCGCGAGACCGTCGCGCTCACCGAGGCCCCGGTCGACGCGGACGGCCCCGTCGCCCGTACGCCCGGCTACACCCTGGAGGCGCGCAGGCTGTCCCACCCGGTCGAGGCGTACGGCTACCGGCTGGTCGAGCCGGACGGCCGGCGCATGCTGCCCGACCGGCTGGCCGCGCACGGCATCACCGGCCCGGACGTCGGCCGGCTCCAGCGCGAGGGCGTGCTCGGCGGGGTGCGGCTGGAGGAGGTCAGCGAGGTGCGGCGCGGGCAGCGGTTCGCGTTCGTCATGGACACCCGGCTGTGCGACGGGGTGTACGCGCTCGCCGAGGGCTGCGACATGCTCGTCATCGAGTCGACGTTCCTCGACGAGGACGAGGAACTGGCCGTGGAGTTCGGACACCTGACGGCCGGCCAGGCGGCGCGGGTGGCGCGGGACGCGGGCGTACGGCACCTCGTCCTGACCCACTTCAGCCAGCGCTACGCGGAGCCGGCGGAGTTCGAGCGGCAGGCGCGGGCGGCCGGCTACGAGGGCGAGCTGAGCGTGGCCCGGGACCTGCAACGGGTGGGGCTTCCGAAGCGTCGGTGA
- a CDS encoding S41 family peptidase, with protein sequence MTQPASVASAAYLRFPHLHGELVAFTAEDDVWLAPLDGGRAWRVSADNVPVNHPRISPDGTTVAWTSTRDGAPEVHVAPVDGGPARRLTHWGNPRTQVRGWTEDGRVLAIGAHGEASLRRTWARAVPLDGGPATTLPYGPVGDVAHGPHTVLLSAPMGREAAWWKRYRGGTAGKLWIDRDGDGAFVRLHEELDGNIEYPLWVGMGVPPLERSREWGRIAFLSDHEGTGALYSSLADGSDLRRHTPLHGFYARHAATDGTRVVYSSAGELWLLDDLDGAEPRRLDIRLGGQRVDLQPFPVNAARWFGSASPDHTARGSAVCVRGTVHWVTHRSGPARALAAAPGVRARKPRAFRADGEEWVVWVTDAEGDDALEFAPATGLAPGATPRRIAAGQLGRVLELAMAPDGGRAAIASHDGRVLLVERETGEVREVDRSEDGDVSGLVFSPDSAWLAWSHPGPSPLSQLRLANTTDLSVTEATPLRFQDYAPAFTLDGKHLAFLSTRSFDPVYDEHVFDLAFVEGVRPYLITLAATTPSPFGPQRHGRPFETPDRDETPDSEGTPTTRIDLDGLADRIVPFPVEAARYTNLRAAKDGVLWLRHPVRGVLGANRATPDDPDPKTDLERYDLAQQRIEHLAVDADHFEVSGDGKRVLLWTDGRLKVVPSDRRASGDEDSDSNITVDLGRVRQFIDPAAEWRQMFDENGRIMRDNFWRPDMNGVDWDAVLDRYRPVLDRLATHDDLVDLLWEVQGELGTSHAYVTPRGGSGGGARQGLLGADISRHEDGSWRVDRVLPAETSDPDARSPLAAPGVAIRPGDAIVAVAGQPVDPVTGPAPLLVGTAGKPVELTVSPAGGGDPRHAVVVPLADEEPLRYHAWVTGRRAHVLETSGGRLGYIHVPDMQAPGWAQIHRDLRVEVLREGLIVDVRENRGGHTSQLVVEKLARRIVGWDLPRGMRAESYPRDAPRGPVVAVANEFSGSDGDIVNAAIRALGIGPVVGTRTWGGVIGIDSRYRLVDGTLVTQPKYAFWLEGYGWGVENHGVDPDVEVVQRPQDHAAGRDPQLDEAVRLALAALETSPAKVPPTLS encoded by the coding sequence GTGACACAGCCTGCATCGGTCGCCTCCGCCGCTTATCTCCGGTTCCCGCATCTGCACGGCGAGTTGGTCGCCTTCACCGCCGAGGACGACGTGTGGCTCGCCCCGCTCGACGGCGGCCGGGCCTGGCGGGTCAGCGCCGACAACGTGCCGGTGAACCACCCCCGCATCTCGCCCGACGGCACCACCGTCGCCTGGACCTCCACCCGGGACGGCGCCCCCGAGGTGCACGTCGCGCCCGTCGACGGTGGCCCCGCCCGGCGGCTGACCCACTGGGGGAACCCCAGGACCCAGGTGCGCGGCTGGACCGAGGACGGCCGGGTCCTGGCGATCGGCGCCCACGGCGAGGCGAGCCTGCGCCGCACCTGGGCCCGCGCCGTCCCCCTCGACGGCGGCCCCGCCACCACCCTGCCGTACGGCCCCGTCGGCGACGTCGCCCACGGGCCGCACACCGTGCTGCTGTCCGCGCCGATGGGCCGCGAGGCCGCCTGGTGGAAGCGCTACCGGGGCGGCACGGCGGGCAAGCTGTGGATCGACCGCGACGGCGACGGCGCGTTCGTCCGGCTGCACGAGGAGCTGGACGGGAACATCGAGTACCCGCTGTGGGTGGGGATGGGGGTCCCCCCGCTCGAGCGAAGCCGAGAGTGGGGGAGGATCGCGTTCCTCTCGGACCACGAGGGCACCGGCGCGCTGTACTCCTCCCTCGCCGACGGCTCAGACCTGCGCCGCCACACACCCCTCCACGGCTTCTACGCCCGGCACGCCGCCACCGACGGCACCCGGGTCGTCTACTCCAGCGCCGGTGAACTCTGGCTGCTGGACGACCTCGACGGCGCCGAACCGCGCCGCCTGGACATCCGGCTCGGCGGACAGCGCGTCGACCTCCAGCCGTTCCCGGTGAACGCCGCCCGCTGGTTCGGCTCCGCGTCCCCCGACCACACCGCCCGCGGCAGCGCCGTCTGCGTGCGCGGCACCGTCCACTGGGTCACCCACCGCTCCGGGCCCGCCCGCGCGCTCGCCGCCGCCCCGGGCGTACGGGCCCGCAAGCCGCGCGCCTTCCGCGCGGACGGCGAGGAGTGGGTGGTGTGGGTGACCGACGCCGAGGGCGACGACGCCCTGGAGTTCGCCCCCGCCACCGGTCTCGCCCCGGGCGCCACCCCGCGCCGCATCGCCGCCGGGCAGCTCGGCCGCGTGCTGGAACTGGCCATGGCCCCCGACGGCGGCCGCGCCGCGATCGCCTCGCACGACGGCCGGGTCCTGCTCGTCGAGCGGGAGACCGGAGAGGTCCGGGAGGTCGACCGCAGCGAGGACGGCGACGTCTCCGGGCTGGTCTTCTCCCCCGACTCCGCCTGGCTCGCCTGGTCCCACCCCGGCCCCAGCCCGCTCAGCCAGCTCCGGCTCGCCAACACCACCGACCTGTCGGTCACCGAGGCGACCCCGCTGCGCTTCCAGGACTACGCGCCCGCCTTCACCCTCGACGGCAAGCACCTCGCGTTCCTGTCGACCCGCTCCTTCGACCCGGTCTACGACGAGCACGTCTTCGACCTGGCCTTCGTCGAGGGCGTACGCCCCTACCTGATCACCCTCGCGGCGACCACCCCGTCCCCGTTCGGCCCGCAGCGGCACGGTCGCCCCTTCGAGACCCCGGACCGCGACGAGACCCCCGACAGCGAGGGCACCCCCACCACCCGCATCGACCTCGACGGCCTCGCCGACCGGATCGTGCCGTTCCCGGTGGAGGCCGCCCGCTACACCAACCTGCGCGCCGCCAAGGACGGGGTGCTGTGGCTGCGCCACCCGGTGCGCGGAGTGCTCGGCGCCAACCGCGCCACCCCCGACGACCCGGACCCGAAGACCGACCTGGAGCGCTACGACCTCGCCCAGCAGCGCATCGAGCACCTGGCCGTGGACGCCGACCACTTCGAGGTCAGCGGCGACGGCAAGCGGGTGCTGCTGTGGACCGACGGGCGGCTCAAGGTCGTCCCCAGCGACCGGCGCGCCTCCGGCGACGAGGACAGCGACAGCAACATCACCGTCGACCTGGGCCGGGTGCGCCAGTTCATCGACCCGGCCGCCGAGTGGCGGCAGATGTTCGACGAGAACGGCCGCATCATGCGGGACAACTTCTGGCGCCCCGACATGAACGGCGTCGACTGGGACGCCGTCCTGGACCGCTACCGCCCCGTCCTCGACCGCCTGGCCACCCACGACGACCTGGTCGACCTGCTCTGGGAGGTGCAGGGCGAGCTGGGCACCTCGCACGCCTACGTCACCCCGCGCGGCGGCTCCGGCGGCGGTGCCCGGCAGGGCCTGCTCGGCGCGGACATCTCCCGGCACGAGGACGGCAGCTGGCGGGTGGACCGCGTCCTGCCCGCGGAGACCTCCGACCCCGACGCCCGCTCCCCGCTCGCCGCGCCCGGTGTCGCCATCCGGCCCGGTGACGCGATCGTCGCCGTCGCGGGGCAGCCGGTCGACCCGGTGACCGGGCCGGCGCCGCTGCTGGTCGGCACGGCGGGCAAGCCGGTGGAGCTGACCGTCTCCCCGGCGGGCGGCGGCGACCCGCGGCACGCGGTCGTCGTCCCCCTCGCGGACGAGGAACCGCTGCGCTACCACGCCTGGGTCACCGGCCGGCGCGCCCATGTGCTGGAGACGTCCGGCGGACGGCTGGGGTACATCCACGTCCCCGACATGCAGGCGCCCGGCTGGGCGCAGATCCACCGCGACCTGCGGGTGGAGGTGCTGCGCGAGGGGCTGATCGTGGACGTGCGGGAGAACCGGGGCGGACACACCTCGCAGCTGGTGGTGGAGAAGCTGGCCCGGCGGATCGTCGGCTGGGACCTGCCGCGCGGCATGCGGGCGGAGAGCTACCCCCGGGACGCGCCCCGGGGGCCCGTCGTCGCCGTCGCCAACGAGTTCTCCGGGTCGGACGGCGACATCGTCAACGCGGCGATCCGGGCGCTCGGCATCGGACCGGTGGTCGGCACCCGCACCTGGGGCGGGGTGATCGGCATCGACAGCCGCTACCGCCTGGTCGACGGGACGCTGGTCACCCAGCCGAAGTACGCGTTCTGGCTGGAGGGTTACGGCTGGGGCGTGGAGAACCACGGCGTCGACCCCGACGTGGAGGTCGTGCAGCGGCCGCAGGACCACGCGGCGGGCCGGGACCCGCAGCTGGACGAGGCGGTGCGGCTGGCGCTGGCCGCGCTGGAGACGTCCCCCGCGAAGGTGCCGCCCACGCTGTCCTAG
- a CDS encoding IclR family transcriptional regulator gives MSETGGVREVKSAARTVDLLELLAARGDRPARLQELADALEVPRSSMYALLQTLIGRGWVRTDVTGSLYGIGIHALLTGTSYLDSDPRVRIVRPYLDEASDALGETIHMGRLDGHDVAYLATRESHEYLRTISRVGRRLPAHMGALGKALLAERPDEELPEGPYEAATPNTLTSREALAADLGRVRERGHSVDREEGVPGIVGFGFALRYDSPAQDAISCSVPVARLTPERERRIVAVMREIRTKVEATVPAGGGAIHWR, from the coding sequence ATGTCGGAGACCGGGGGCGTGCGCGAGGTGAAGTCCGCCGCGCGGACAGTGGATCTGCTGGAACTGCTCGCCGCGCGCGGCGACCGCCCCGCCCGCCTCCAGGAGCTGGCGGACGCGCTGGAGGTGCCGCGCAGCTCGATGTACGCGCTGCTGCAGACCCTGATCGGGCGCGGCTGGGTGCGCACCGACGTCACCGGCTCGCTGTACGGCATCGGCATCCACGCCCTGCTCACCGGCACCAGCTACCTCGACTCGGACCCCCGCGTGCGGATCGTGCGCCCGTATCTCGACGAGGCGTCCGACGCGCTGGGCGAGACCATCCACATGGGGCGGCTGGACGGGCACGACGTGGCCTATCTGGCGACGCGCGAGTCGCACGAGTACCTGCGCACCATCAGCCGCGTCGGCCGGCGGCTGCCCGCCCACATGGGCGCGCTGGGCAAGGCGCTGCTGGCGGAGCGGCCGGACGAGGAGCTGCCCGAGGGACCGTACGAGGCGGCCACGCCCAACACGCTCACCTCGCGGGAGGCGCTGGCGGCCGATCTGGGCCGGGTGCGGGAGCGCGGCCACTCCGTGGACCGGGAGGAGGGCGTGCCCGGGATCGTCGGCTTCGGCTTCGCCCTGCGGTACGACTCCCCCGCGCAGGACGCCATCAGCTGCTCGGTGCCGGTGGCCCGGCTGACGCCGGAGCGCGAGCGGCGGATCGTCGCCGTGATGCGGGAGATCCGGACCAAGGTGGAGGCGACGGTTCCCGCAGGTGGCGGGGCCATTCACTGGCGGTAG